In Desulfuribacillus stibiiarsenatis, the genomic window CATGTCAGTTTCACCAGCAGTGAACTTCTTGAATCCTCCACCTGTTCCAGATACCCCAACTGTCACTCTTACATTTGGCTGAACAGATCTATATTCTTCAGCAATAGCTTCTTGAATTGGGTAAACTGTAGAAGAACCATCAATTAGTACATTTCCTGATAATTTAGGTGCTTCTGCTTTTGGTGCTTCTGCTTGCGGTTTTTCTGGTGATGGAGCTGCTGGCGTTGCAGTGCCGCCTCCACAAGCAACTGTAAATACCATTAGTGAAGCTACTACTAATAAAAGTACGGCTTTTTTGAAACTTTTCGACATTGTTAAGTACCCTCCTGGAAATTCCCATTTAATTTATGTTTGTTTTATGAGGATGTCCCTCACTTACATTTTTTATTGTAACGTGCGTATATTGAGTTGGTTTTAATGAATTGTTAAGGTTTTGTAAAGATGTCCACTATAAATGTAAAAGGCCATGAAAGACGTAGATACCCACGTTTTTCATGGCCTTTGATTAGACCATAGCTAATCAACAGCTTTTTATTATCTCATTGGATTGGAATCAGTATACCCATGGTACTGGGATTGTTGTATGCCTGATGGCATGTAAGACGAACCCGTATTCATCGAATTAGTCGATCCATTTTGAGATCTTTGATGATATTGCGTACCACCCTGCATTTGATTCATCATATTCATGTTAGACATGGAACCACTCGTACTTGACATTGGATGGCTCGTACTTGACATTGGATAGCTCGCACTTGACATGGACGACATATGTGTTGGCATATGCGACATATGGCTCACACCGCTACTCATTGTCGTATTCATAACGGCAGTCTCTAATTGCTGGCAAATCTGATTTGCTTGTTGCATTTTGTGAATGGCAGACTGATGGCCTTGAAGGGCAGTTTGAATCATCTGTGTCGCTTGTCTTTCTCTTCTTGCAATATCTTCTAATTGCGACGCGTTTTGTTGCTCCTGTTGTAGCATTTGTTGATACATAGAGTTTGATTGCTGCGTTTGTTGAATCAACTGGCTTAACAATTGTTGACATTGATTGATTTGCTCAGAAATATTTTGACTGCTCATTTGATTGTACATTATTGGGTGTCCTCCTAAAGAGATATTTTGAACCATTCACTATTCTTTGTTGTTGTCCAAAATACATTAGCGGTAATATATACCTCATTTGAATTATCATTGGAAGAGACATATTCCTGAAAACACATTGACTTTTTGTCATAATATATGTAAAATAAAATTTGTGATAAAAAATCACGCAGCATGCCGGAGTGGCGGAATGGCAGACGCATACGACTCAAAATCGTACGGGCAACCGTGCCGGTTCAAGTCCGGCCTTCGGTACCAAACAAAGCATACAAAAAACACAAGCACTGATATTCAGTGCTTGTGTTTTTTTGTTTCATCCTAACGAAATTATCTACCGTGAATTAACGCTGGTAGACATTTTACACAAACATATCCTTCTTTCCCTTCAACTACTGCCTTAATAAGGACACGCTCATCTTCGTTCTTACTGCAAACAGTACAGCTACGTTTTTCTTCTGACATTTTGTAACCCCCTAGTCTATTTGTAACATTGATAGCATTACTATCTGATGTTTAATCTTTACTTAAGACTAGTGTAACAAAGTTTTCATTTTTTATAAGTGATTCGGGTCAACTTAATTCGTGAGATTAATCACTTCGTGAATGTAATACGGAAAGTTGTTCCCACTCCGACTTTACTTTCCACTTCTAGGTTGCCATTGTGAATATCTACTATATGTTTAACAATTGATAGCCCTAATCCAGTACCACCGGATGCACGACTTCTATCCTTATGCACACGATAAAATCGTTCAAAAATCCTTGGTAAGTCTTTTTCTGGAATTCCAATACCATTATCTTCAACCTCAAGGACGATCCAGTTATCAAACTCATTAATTCTCGTATAGACTGTGGAATTCTCTTTTGAATACGTTAACGCATTGCTTATTAAATTGATAAATACTTGTTTCATTCGATCGCGATTGACAAAATGAAAAATCTTTTCTTTATTTGATTCAAATTTTAAGGATTTTCCGCTCTTTGTTGCTTCGTTTCCTAAATTCTTTATGACATCGCTAGCAATCTGAACCAGATCTTCATTATGCTTTTCAATCGCGTAGACACTGGACTCAATTTTCGACAGTTCTAACAAATCGTGCACAAGCTTACTCAGGCGATCGGACTCTTTATAAATAATATTGGTAAACTCCAGCGTTGTATCTTTATCGTCAATCACTCCATCGATGATCGTTTCTGCGAAACCTTTAATCGAAGTTATCGGCGTTTTCAACTCATGGGATACGTTCGCTACGAATTCCGCCCTAATTTGCTCTAGGCGTTTAATATCGCTAATATCATGAATTACAACAATTACACTATGTATCAATCGGTTGATATTTCGTATTGGTACGATACTTACCTCTACTACCCTAAGAATGGAAGTTTGTATCTTAATTTGGTCTCGATAAAACTCGCCCCGTTGGAGTGCGTCTTCAATAAATTCTTGCAGACCATAGGGACCTAACACATCGGAGTAATGTCTGGAAATCAAACTTTCCTTACTAGCTACCAGAATCCTTTCCGCTGAAGGATTCGTGTAACGTACTTGTCCCTTTTGATTAATGAGAATCACGCCACTTAACATGTTGTTTAATACGCCTTCTAACTTACTTTTCTCATCAGACAGCTCTGTAACCTTTTCTCGAATTGCTTGAATCATTCGATTCAAGGTCGTCGCTAATAAATCAAATTCGTCCTTACGATTGACATACACTCTATGTTCAAATTGACCTTCCGTAACCTTCCCAGCGATGGAAGTGATTTTCTTTAAAGGATTGGATATATCCCTCCAAATAAAGAAACCAACAATTACACCTAAAAGTGTGAAAACAATCATGATAATCACTAGCAGCAGAAACTTCTGATTCAATTTGTTATCAATCATTTCTTCCATCGGATACGATACCAATATGAACTGAGGAACATCAAAGCTTAGTCGATAGATTACCATTAAATGTTCTTTGTGATCCTTCATACTTTTCTTTTTGAAGAACATATGCTCATTGGAATTATTCCGCATGAAATCGGATAAATAATCGGAAAAGGCGATAAATTGTTGTTCTAATTGCTTATGATTCTGTGGTTTTGCTTCCCATACTACCTGCAAATCACGATCATAGATATTGATGATTACATCCTCATCAGCGTATTTCTTACTGATATTTGTTAGGTACCGTTGGACTTCAGCTTCCGTGTTAAGATACTCAACATTGCCAAGATTTGCAATCCATTGATCACGATATGCTTCTTCCATATCTATTTCATACCAATACTGCCATAGCATAGTCATAATGATTGAAGTAACCAGAATCAATACAGTGAGTGGTACTACAATGGTCCATCGAAAACTTCTAGTCATACATTATCTCCTTGAAAAATGAGCCAGTTATTGATTGTTTTTATAATCGATTTTGTAACCAATGCCTCGAATCGTCTTTATATATTGAGGCTTTTTCGGATCTTCTTCAATTTTCTCTCGCAAATGACTGACATGGACGTCTACAATTCTAGTATCCCCTACGAAGTCATAGTTCCAAACTGTGTTTAGCAGGTGGTCACGACTAATGACCCGCCCCTTATTCGTTACTAGGACCTTTAACAATTCAAATTCTTTCGGAGTCAGTTCTATTAATTGATTGTGAAACGTTACCTCGTAAGTACTGATATTGACAATCAAATCCCCAATACTAATAATCTCTTCTGGATTCTCTTCCTTTTCCATACTTGCTTCCGAGGTTCTTCGTAATACCGCTTTTACCCTTGCCATTAACTCTCGCGGGCTAAAAGGCTTTGTTATATAATCATCTGCACCTAGTTCAAGACCTAAGACTTTATCGAATTCATCATCTTTAGCACTTGCCATGATGATTGGAACTTTAATTTTATTCTGACGAATTGATTTACATACGTCCATGCCATCCATACCTGGTAGCATAAGATCTAGGATAATTAAGGCGAGTTTCTGTGTTGCAGCAATTTCTACTGCCTTTTCTCCATCCGTTGCAGTGAGCGTTTCATAACCTGCTTTTTCTAAATTGAATGTAATTAGTTTTAAAATCGATTCTTCATCGTCGACAACTAGAATTTTTCTGCTACTCATTTCTGCTCCCCCTCTTGTCTCATGATGTAAGAATAACAAAAATTCAAAAAAATATAAAGAAAACTTAGTATTTGCCAAGCTAATCAAAAAAAGTATAGCAAGACGCTATACTTTAGAATCTTTGATTTATTCTTCTGTTACTATACTTTGTGCATTTTTTTTCGTATTCTCATATAGTTGCTGTAAGACTTTCGTCATTTTCACGGCGTCTTTTGATGCTTGCATAGATAGTTGGTTCACTTTATCCATTTCTTGATTGGATTTTGTAATTTCATATACTAATGTATGAAATGATTGTTTCGTGGAATCTAAAACCCTTCTTACTTCTTCTACTTCATGAAGGCTTTCAATGGTGGTGTTAGAATTATCTTTAATCATAAGAAATATATTCACCATTTGGTCTTTAATTTCCTTTGAAACCTGCGATGTATGACCAGCAAGTTTCCTCACTTCCCCTGCAACCACAGCAAACCCACGACCATGCTCGCCAGCTCGTGCCGACTCAATCGATGCATTTAATGATAGGATGTTGGTCTGGTCGGCTAAAGAAAGAATATTCTCAACGAATTTTAGTAGTTCTTCACTTTTTTCCTGAAGTGATAGCGATAAGTCACTTTGCATCTTTGAGATATTTGTAACACTCTGATATACAGAATCCATTTTCACTAGCTTTTCTTTACTATCTTCCATTACATCCATGAGTGCCTCAAAGTCTTTCACATGGGAGTGAATATGTGCACTCACAGTGTTAAATGATTCGCTTAGATCATTTGCGTTTTTCACGCTATCCGTAAGCTTGTCTGCTTGTAAAAGCATACTATCTCGCTGAAACGAATTAACTTTCAATAATAACGCTCTGATGCTTAAAGTACGAATCCCATATATGGTACTTACTATGATTGGATCGTATAGGTTTTCTTCCTTGCGTTCCATTGCTTTCTTTATTACTGTATGTAATGGCTCATCTTCATGAATCATTAAATAGTTGGTCTCCATAAGATTCGTTATCGAACGATATAGATATAAATCATTATTAAATCTTTGTCCCAATTGCCTATATAAGTGTGAACGAACTACAATTCC contains:
- the pnpS gene encoding two-component system histidine kinase PnpS; translation: MTRSFRWTIVVPLTVLILVTSIIMTMLWQYWYEIDMEEAYRDQWIANLGNVEYLNTEAEVQRYLTNISKKYADEDVIINIYDRDLQVVWEAKPQNHKQLEQQFIAFSDYLSDFMRNNSNEHMFFKKKSMKDHKEHLMVIYRLSFDVPQFILVSYPMEEMIDNKLNQKFLLLVIIMIVFTLLGVIVGFFIWRDISNPLKKITSIAGKVTEGQFEHRVYVNRKDEFDLLATTLNRMIQAIREKVTELSDEKSKLEGVLNNMLSGVILINQKGQVRYTNPSAERILVASKESLISRHYSDVLGPYGLQEFIEDALQRGEFYRDQIKIQTSILRVVEVSIVPIRNINRLIHSVIVVIHDISDIKRLEQIRAEFVANVSHELKTPITSIKGFAETIIDGVIDDKDTTLEFTNIIYKESDRLSKLVHDLLELSKIESSVYAIEKHNEDLVQIASDVIKNLGNEATKSGKSLKFESNKEKIFHFVNRDRMKQVFINLISNALTYSKENSTVYTRINEFDNWIVLEVEDNGIGIPEKDLPRIFERFYRVHKDRSRASGGTGLGLSIVKHIVDIHNGNLEVESKVGVGTTFRITFTK
- a CDS encoding response regulator transcription factor, with product MSSRKILVVDDEESILKLITFNLEKAGYETLTATDGEKAVEIAATQKLALIILDLMLPGMDGMDVCKSIRQNKIKVPIIMASAKDDEFDKVLGLELGADDYITKPFSPRELMARVKAVLRRTSEASMEKEENPEEIISIGDLIVNISTYEVTFHNQLIELTPKEFELLKVLVTNKGRVISRDHLLNTVWNYDFVGDTRIVDVHVSHLREKIEEDPKKPQYIKTIRGIGYKIDYKNNQ
- a CDS encoding methyl-accepting chemotaxis protein; translation: MNTLLDHKSTYLEISRVPILASITQNVNEITELFEKHKDAALIVIMEKDKIAGIVVRSHLYRQLGQRFNNDLYLYRSITNLMETNYLMIHEDEPLHTVIKKAMERKEENLYDPIIVSTIYGIRTLSIRALLLKVNSFQRDSMLLQADKLTDSVKNANDLSESFNTVSAHIHSHVKDFEALMDVMEDSKEKLVKMDSVYQSVTNISKMQSDLSLSLQEKSEELLKFVENILSLADQTNILSLNASIESARAGEHGRGFAVVAGEVRKLAGHTSQVSKEIKDQMVNIFLMIKDNSNTTIESLHEVEEVRRVLDSTKQSFHTLVYEITKSNQEMDKVNQLSMQASKDAVKMTKVLQQLYENTKKNAQSIVTEE